From one Chiloscyllium plagiosum isolate BGI_BamShark_2017 chromosome 24, ASM401019v2, whole genome shotgun sequence genomic stretch:
- the ndel1b gene encoding nuclear distribution protein nudE-like 1-B, protein MVNACQMFEDGKDDSVFLETREELEEFQEGSRELEAELEAQLEQAEHRNRDLVSDNQRLKLDLELLKEKLEQQYAQSYKQISMLEDDLGQTRGIKDQLHKYVRELEQANDDLERAKRATIVSLEDFEQRLNQAIERNAFLESELDEKESLLVSVQRLKDEARDLRQELAVRERQEVTRKSAPSSPTLECEKMDTAVQASLSLPATPVGRTAGNGFASPKAIPNGYGATPLTPSARISALNIVGDLLRKVGALESKLAACRNFAKDQATRKSYSSGNGNGTSAMVNSAKFSNSGLATYFDKGKERVFFTKFIMG, encoded by the exons CTTTCTGGAAACACGTGAAGAACTGGAAGAATTCCAGGAGGGAAGCAGGGAGCTTGAGGCTGAATTGGAAGCACAGTTGGAACAGGCAGAGCACAGAAATAGAGACTTAGTATCTGACAACCAAAGACTAAAACTGGATTTGGAATTATTAAAG GAGAAACTTGAACAACAATATGCACAGAGTTATAAACAGATATCTATGCTAGAAGATGACTTGGGTCAAACGAGAGGTATCAAAGATCAGCTGCATAAATACGTTAGAGAATTGGAGCAGGCAAATGATGATTTAGAACGAGCCAAAAG gGCTACCATAGTATCATTAGAGGACTTTGAACAGCGGCTGAATCAAGCAATTGAAAGAAATGCATTTTTAGAAAGTGAACTTGATGAGAAGGAGTCACTTCTTGTTTCTGTTCAAAGGTTAAAGGATGAAGCCCGAG ATCTGCGTCAAGAGTTAGCTGTCAGGGAAAGGCAGGAAGTGACAAGAAAATCTGCCCCTAGTTCACCAACGCTAGAGTGTGAGAAGATGGATACAGCTGTTCAAGCGTCCCTTTCTCTACCAGCCACGCCTGTAGGAAGAACTGCCGGCAATGGATTTGCTTCACCCAAAG CTATACCAAATGGCTATGGTGCAACACCATTAACTCCATCAGCAAGAATATCTGCACTAAATATTGTTGGGGATCTTTTAAGAAAAGTAGGG GCCTTAGAATCAAAATTAGCAGCATGCAGAAATTTTGCAAAGGACCAAGCAACAAGAAAAAGTTACAGTTCAGGGAATGGCAATGGCACCTCTGCTATGGTCAACAGTGCAAAGTTTTCTAATTCAGGTCTTGCAACATATTTTGACAAAGG AAAAGAGAGAGTCTTTTTCACCAAGTTTATCATGG GGTAG